The genome window ATTGGGCCGGGCCGACGCCGGAGCGTTGCAGAATCTGTGGCGAGGCGATGGCGCCAGAGCACAGCAGCACTTCCTTGCGTGCCCGGGCTTCCACGCGCTCTTCAGCCGCGCCCACCAGGTAACGCACGCCGACCGCGCGTTTGCCTTCGAAGATGATCTTGTCGGTCAGGGCGTGGGTGACGATGGTCAGGGTCGAGCGCTTCTTGGCGACGTCCAGGTAACCGCGCGCGGTGCTGGCCCGACGGCCGTTGGGCGTGACGGTACGGTCCATCGGGCCGAAACCTTCCTGCTGGTAGCCATTGAGGTCTTCGGTACGCGGGTAACCGGCCTGCACGCCGGCTTCGACCATGGCGTGGAACAACGGGTTGTTGCCGGCCTTGGGCGTGGTCACGCTGACCGGGCCGTCGCCGCCGTGGTAGTCGTTCGGGCCGATGTCCCGGGTCTCGGCTTTTCTGAAGTAGGGCAGGCAGTCCAGGTACGTCCAGTCCTCGAGGCCAGGCAGTTTTGCCCAGTTGTCATAGTCCAGGGCGTTGCCGCGGATGTAGCACATGCCGTTGATCAGCGAAGAACCGCCCAGGCCCTTGCCGCGACCGCATTCCATGCGGCGGCCGTTCATGTGCGGCTCCGGGTCGGTCTCGTAGGCCCAGTTGTAGCGTCGGCCTTGCAGTGGGAATGCCAGGGCGGCAGGCATTTGCGTGCGAAAGTCCAGGCGATAGTCCGGGCCGCCGGCTTCGAGCAGCAGGACGGTGATGCCCTCGTCTTCGGTCAGGCGGGTGGCCAGGGTGTTACCGGCCGAGCCGGCACCGATGATGATGTAATCGAATTCTTGGGACATGAAATGCACCCTCTTTTTGAATTGGGTTCAGGTCAGGCCTGGCGAGTGCTTCGCACTCAATCGCGAGCAAGCTCGCTCCCACATTGGAATGGGAGCTCCTGTGGGAGCGAGCTTGCTCGCGATGGCGGCCGCAGAGGCAACGCCGGCTTAGAACACCGACGCGTAATCGCCCAGTTCGACCTGTACCGATTTGATTCGCGTGAAGTTGTTCAGCGAACTGATGCCGTTCTCCCGGCCCACCCCCGATTGCTTGTAGCCGCCGACCGGCATCTTGGCGTCGGACTCGCCCCAGGCGTTGATCCAGCAGATACCGGCTTCCAACTGGTGGATGATGCGGTGGGCGCGGTTCAGGTCGCGGGTCACGACGCCAGCGGCCAGGCCGAAGTCGGTGTCGTTGGCGCGGCGGATCACTTCTTCTTCGGTGTCATAGGTGAGGATGCTCATCACCGGGCCGAAGATTTCTTCACGCACGATGGTCATCTCATCGGTGCAGTCGGTGAACACGGTCGGGGCGACGAACGCGCCCTTGGCGAATTCGCCTTCAGTCAGGCGACCGCCGCCGCACAGCAGGCGCGCGCCTTCGGCTTTGCCTTTCTCGATGTAGCCCAGCACGCTTTCCATGTGGGCGAAGCTCACCAGCGGGCCGAAATTGGTGTTTTCATCCTCTGGGTTGCCAACGCGGATGCGCGCCACGCGCTCGGCGATCTTGGCTTCGAAGGCGGCCTTGAGGTGGCTCGGTACGAACACGCGGGTGCCGTTGGTGCAGACCTGGCCGGAGCTGTAGAAGTTGGCCATCATCGCGGTGTCGGCAGCGCGATCCAGGTCGGCATCGTCGCAGATGATCAGCGGCGACTTGCCACCCAGTTCCATGGTCACCTCCTTGAGCGAAGAGCTCGAAGCGCTGGCCATGACTTTCTTGCCAGTGTCGGTGCCGCCGGTGAAGGAGACTTTCTCGATGCGCGGGTGCTCGGTCAGCCAGGTGCCGACTTCACGGCCGCTGCCGGTCAATACGTTGAACACACCCGCTGGAACCCCGGCTTCGGTGTAGATCTCGGCCAATTTCAAGGTGGTGAGCGAGGTGACTTCGCTCGGCTTGAAGATCATCGCGTTGCCAGCCGCCAGGGCCGGTGCGGATTTCCACAGGGCGATCTGGATCGGGTAGTTCCACGCGCCGATACCGGCCACTACGCCCAGGGGCTCGCGGCGGGTATAGACGAAAGACGTGTCGCGCAACGGGATCTGCTCGCCTTCGATGGCGGGCACCAGGCCGGCATAGTATTCCAGCACGTCGGCGCCAGTGACGATGTCGACGTAGCGGGTTTCGGAGTAGGCCTTGCCGGTGTCCAGGGTTTCCAGGGCGGCCAGTTCATCGTTGCGCTCGCGCAGGATGTCCACGGCGCGGCGCAGGATGCGCGAACGCTGCATGGCGGTCATGGCCGCCCAGACTTTCTGGCCCTTTTCGGCGCTGACCACGGCGCGCTCGACGTCCTCGAACGTTGCGCGCTGCACCAGGGCGAGTACTTCACCGTTGGCCGGGTTGATGGCTTCGAAAGTGGCGTCGCCGCTGGCATCGCTGTACGCGCCATCGATGTAGAGTTTTTGCAGTTCGAAACGGGCCATAAAGTCCTCGCAAGTGCATGAGTGGTTGGCTGGCCACCGAGCGTGTCGTTTATAGCTGACTACGCGCTGCGGTGGGGGTTCAGGAATCGAGCGGTTCTGTGTGCTCTGGCGCCCCTGCCTTGGCCAGTTGGAAATCCATGTATTCGTAAGCGATCTGGTGCGCCTGGGCGGTATCGAACGCGTCTCCCGACAGCGCTCCGCGCAGCCACAAACCGTCAATCAACGCGGCCAGGCCCCGTGCCGCGCTGCGTGCCTGATCGACGGGCAACAGGCGGCGGAACTGGCAGCACAGGTTGGAATACAGACGGTGATCGTTGATCCGCTGCAACCTGTGCAAAGACGGGTGGTGCATGCTGGTGGCCCAGAAGGCCAGCCAGGTTTTCATTGCCGGGCCATTGACCTGGCTGGCGTCGAAGTTGCCTTCGATGATCACCTTGAGGTGAGCCCGCGGGCTCGAATCCTCCAGCGCATGACGGCGCGCGGTGACGTTCTCGCTCAGGACAGTCATCAGGTACTGGGCCGTGGCCGCGATCAGGCCGTTCTTGTCCTGAAAGTAGTGACTGATGATGCCGTTGGAGACACCGGC of Pseudomonas fluorescens contains these proteins:
- the betB gene encoding betaine-aldehyde dehydrogenase — protein: MARFELQKLYIDGAYSDASGDATFEAINPANGEVLALVQRATFEDVERAVVSAEKGQKVWAAMTAMQRSRILRRAVDILRERNDELAALETLDTGKAYSETRYVDIVTGADVLEYYAGLVPAIEGEQIPLRDTSFVYTRREPLGVVAGIGAWNYPIQIALWKSAPALAAGNAMIFKPSEVTSLTTLKLAEIYTEAGVPAGVFNVLTGSGREVGTWLTEHPRIEKVSFTGGTDTGKKVMASASSSSLKEVTMELGGKSPLIICDDADLDRAADTAMMANFYSSGQVCTNGTRVFVPSHLKAAFEAKIAERVARIRVGNPEDENTNFGPLVSFAHMESVLGYIEKGKAEGARLLCGGGRLTEGEFAKGAFVAPTVFTDCTDEMTIVREEIFGPVMSILTYDTEEEVIRRANDTDFGLAAGVVTRDLNRAHRIIHQLEAGICWINAWGESDAKMPVGGYKQSGVGRENGISSLNNFTRIKSVQVELGDYASVF
- the betI gene encoding transcriptional regulator BetI, which produces MPKVGMQPIRRQQLIEATLQAVDQVGMGDASIALIARLAGVSNGIISHYFQDKNGLIAATAQYLMTVLSENVTARRHALEDSSPRAHLKVIIEGNFDASQVNGPAMKTWLAFWATSMHHPSLHRLQRINDHRLYSNLCCQFRRLLPVDQARSAARGLAALIDGLWLRGALSGDAFDTAQAHQIAYEYMDFQLAKAGAPEHTEPLDS